Proteins encoded in a region of the Oncorhynchus keta strain PuntledgeMale-10-30-2019 unplaced genomic scaffold, Oket_V2 Un_contig_204_pilon_pilon, whole genome shotgun sequence genome:
- the LOC127920755 gene encoding troponin I, fast skeletal muscle-like, translating into MSSSRRQHLKSLMLQIAQGFIEAEAIQAEEDKNSYMDENVPSFSVPESMQELQDLCKKLHQQIDAVDEQRYDTQSKVAKSDKEIEDLQIKVQDLKGKFRKPVLKKVRMSADAMLQALLGSKHKVSMDLRSNLKQVKKEVKGEVKDAADWRKNIEDKAGMDGRKKMFESDP; encoded by the exons ATGTCGTCGAGTCGCAGGCAACATCTGAAG AGCTTGATGCTCCAGATTGCCCAGGGGTTCATAGAGGCTGAGGCCATCCAGGCAGAGGAGGACAAAAACAGCTACATGGATGAGAATGTCCCCTCCTTCTCCGTCCCTGAATCCATGCAGGAACTCCAG GATCTGTGTAAGAAGCTCCACCAGCAGATTGATGCAGTGGATGAACAGAGATATGACACGCAAAGCAAAGTAGCCAAGTCTGATAAGGAG atTGAGGATCTGCAGATTAAAGTACAGGACCTGAAGGGCAAGTTCAGGAAGCCCGTCCTGAAGAAAGTCCGCATGTCTGCTGATGCTATGCTCCAGGCTCTGCTGGGCTCCAAACACAAGGTGTCCATGGATCTGAGGTCCAACCTGAAGCAAGTCAAGAAGGAGGTCAAGGGGGAG GTGAAAGATGCAGCTGACTGGCGTAAGAACATAGAGGACAAGGCTGGCATGGACGGTAGAAAGAAGATGTTTGAGTCCGACCCTTAA